A window of Sulfurimonas gotlandica GD1 contains these coding sequences:
- a CDS encoding mechanosensitive ion channel family protein: MNDDNVTQEKIMQIAAKQEALYSKALDDILKNKNKFIDKSRVYDSEIFALEKIIKLNKRLGNKYATIRDEVLVKSYRLLNAQNTMVRSILRALNNMSFEEFQVYMSDMFVKNQEHNAEITNIDYEAILQIDEPSRTLKQAKENIRDYYALLELNGDTLKYLSLFEKKMYRLNKYSNYNLINPVISINNTAIAQQINSVIRPYGFDVVKIIFILLVFAIIYLIRKYLYKEIEAYIFDIESLKKYSKDILNSVRKPIEFIIILINIEVTLYIYNDFAGVGTFDKFFTISYIVLLTYIVYKIVNVISSIKIHEIDTVDKKIKSEIINVGIKIINFIIMVIGLLVILHFAGANLTTVLSGLGIGGFAVALAAKDSLANFFGTLSILLSDVFSQGDWIAVNGHEGTVVEIGLRVTTLRTFDNAIIAIPNSILANQNVKNWDKRSLGRRIKMSIGIKYNSKRENIKNAIEEIRHMIDKHPGIATVNTEYDYSHHKSAKLVSKDDEMGIKRNLLVYLDEFSGSSINILIYCFSKSVNWAEWLETKEDVMYNIMEILERNSLEFAFPSMSIYKENEPSQTS; encoded by the coding sequence ATGAATGATGATAATGTAACTCAAGAGAAGATAATGCAGATTGCAGCGAAGCAAGAAGCTCTGTACTCTAAAGCGTTAGATGACATCCTAAAAAACAAAAACAAATTTATAGATAAATCCAGAGTCTATGACTCTGAGATTTTTGCATTAGAAAAAATCATAAAGCTAAATAAACGTCTTGGTAATAAATATGCAACTATTAGAGATGAGGTCTTAGTAAAATCATATAGACTTTTAAATGCTCAAAACACTATGGTAAGAAGTATTCTTAGAGCTCTAAATAACATGAGCTTTGAAGAATTTCAAGTATATATGAGTGATATGTTTGTAAAGAATCAAGAGCATAATGCAGAGATAACTAATATAGACTATGAAGCTATTTTACAGATTGATGAACCATCAAGAACTCTAAAGCAGGCTAAGGAAAATATCAGAGATTACTATGCATTATTAGAATTAAATGGAGATACCCTTAAATATCTATCTTTGTTTGAAAAGAAGATGTACAGGCTAAATAAGTACTCAAACTATAATCTGATAAATCCTGTTATCTCCATAAACAATACTGCTATAGCACAACAGATAAACTCTGTTATTCGTCCATATGGCTTTGATGTTGTCAAAATTATTTTTATATTGCTTGTATTTGCAATTATTTATCTTATTCGTAAATACCTCTACAAAGAGATAGAAGCATATATCTTTGATATAGAATCTTTGAAAAAATATTCAAAAGATATCTTAAACAGTGTACGAAAACCAATAGAGTTTATTATCATCTTGATCAATATAGAAGTAACACTTTATATTTATAATGATTTTGCAGGAGTCGGCACATTTGATAAGTTTTTTACTATAAGTTATATAGTTCTGCTCACATATATTGTCTATAAAATTGTAAATGTAATATCAAGTATAAAAATTCATGAGATAGATACTGTCGATAAAAAAATCAAAAGTGAAATAATTAACGTCGGTATTAAAATAATTAATTTTATTATTATGGTTATAGGTCTGCTTGTAATCTTACACTTTGCAGGGGCAAACCTCACCACTGTTCTCTCTGGTCTTGGAATAGGTGGTTTTGCTGTAGCTCTTGCTGCAAAAGACTCTTTGGCCAATTTTTTTGGAACTCTTTCCATCTTGCTTAGTGATGTCTTTTCTCAGGGTGACTGGATAGCTGTAAATGGACATGAAGGTACTGTTGTAGAGATAGGTCTAAGAGTTACTACTTTAAGGACTTTTGATAATGCGATTATTGCAATTCCAAACTCTATTTTAGCTAACCAAAATGTTAAGAACTGGGATAAGCGCTCACTTGGTAGAAGAATAAAAATGAGTATAGGCATCAAGTACAACTCTAAACGCGAAAATATAAAAAATGCTATAGAAGAGATACGCCATATGATAGATAAGCATCCTGGAATTGCTACTGTAAATACTGAGTATGACTACTCTCATCATAAGAGTGCTAAGCTTGTTTCAAAAGATGATGAAATGGGTATTAAGAGAAATCTCCTTGTATATCTAGATGAATTTTCAGGTTCAAGTATTAACATACTTATATACTGCTTTTCTAAAAGTGTAAATTGGGCTGAATGGTTGGAGACTAAAGAAGATGTTATGTATAATATAATGGAAATCTTAGAGAGAAACTCTTTAGAGTTTGCGTTTCCTTCTATGAGTATTTACAAGGAAAATGAGCCTAGTCAGACAAGCTAA
- the gdhA gene encoding NADP-specific glutamate dehydrogenase, with amino-acid sequence MTTAESKIKKFESGNCEQDKVFYQAMEEVIYSIAPLLESDDRYKKHAILERLVVPDRIIKFKVVWMDDNQNIMVNTGYRVQFNNALGPYKGGLRFHPSVNEGILKFLGFEQILKNALTGLPIGGGKGGSDFDPKGKSDFEVMKFCSAFMTELHKYIGPRIDIPAGDIGVGAREIGYLFGEYKKITSSYEGVLTGKPFMFGGSLMRPEATGYGTVYFTETMLEIEGKEPLTGKICTVSGAGNVALHAIEKLYHIGAIPVSCSDSKGTIHDPRGVDLALLKDLKLEKRTSLEEYVVAHPEAKYIPVSEYPEDGHAVWDIPCYAAFPCATQNELNGFDAQNLIVNGCVSVSEGANMPSTPKAVNDFLSHKICFAPAKAANAGGVAVSEFEMAQNASMSKWSFEEVDAKLKNVMQQICKRVALTAKDYGVEGNYVDGANIAGFKKVADAMIAEGI; translated from the coding sequence ATGACTACAGCAGAAAGTAAAATTAAAAAATTTGAGAGTGGTAATTGTGAGCAGGATAAGGTTTTTTATCAGGCGATGGAAGAGGTTATATATTCGATAGCTCCACTTTTGGAATCAGATGACAGATATAAAAAACACGCGATTTTAGAGAGACTTGTAGTTCCAGACAGAATAATAAAGTTTAAAGTAGTTTGGATGGATGATAATCAAAACATAATGGTAAACACAGGCTACAGAGTTCAGTTTAACAATGCTCTTGGACCATACAAAGGTGGACTTCGTTTTCATCCATCAGTAAATGAGGGTATATTGAAATTTTTAGGATTTGAGCAGATTCTTAAAAATGCACTTACCGGTCTGCCGATTGGTGGTGGTAAAGGTGGAAGTGACTTTGATCCTAAGGGAAAAAGTGACTTTGAAGTTATGAAGTTTTGTTCAGCTTTTATGACTGAACTTCATAAATATATAGGCCCTCGTATAGATATACCGGCAGGGGATATTGGTGTTGGTGCCAGAGAGATAGGATACCTTTTTGGTGAGTATAAAAAGATAACTTCATCATACGAGGGTGTTTTAACAGGTAAACCGTTTATGTTTGGCGGATCACTTATGAGACCAGAAGCGACAGGTTATGGAACTGTATACTTTACTGAGACTATGTTGGAAATTGAAGGTAAAGAGCCTTTAACAGGTAAAATATGTACAGTTAGTGGAGCAGGTAATGTTGCTCTTCATGCTATAGAGAAACTTTATCACATTGGTGCTATCCCCGTGTCTTGTTCAGATTCAAAAGGAACTATTCATGACCCTCGTGGTGTTGATTTAGCACTTTTGAAAGATTTGAAACTAGAAAAACGTACCTCTTTGGAAGAGTATGTAGTAGCTCATCCAGAGGCTAAATATATTCCAGTGTCAGAGTACCCAGAAGATGGACATGCCGTTTGGGATATACCATGTTATGCGGCATTTCCATGTGCAACTCAAAATGAGTTAAATGGCTTTGACGCTCAAAATCTTATAGTAAACGGTTGTGTTAGTGTAAGTGAGGGTGCAAATATGCCATCAACACCAAAAGCTGTAAATGATTTCTTATCTCATAAAATATGTTTTGCACCTGCAAAAGCTGCAAATGCAGGTGGTGTTGCTGTTAGTGAATTTGAAATGGCTCAAAATGCTTCTATGAGTAAGTGGAGTTTTGAAGAAGTAGATGCAAAACTAAAAAATGTAATGCAACAGATTTGTAAAAGAGTTGCCTTAACTGCCAAAGATTATGGGGTTGAAGGTAATTATGTAGATGGAGCAAATATTGCAGGGTTTAAAAAAGTTGCTGATGCTATGATTGCTGAGGGCATCTAA
- a CDS encoding fumarate reductase iron-sulfur subunit, with translation MSNEKKARMLKINILRFDPHDPEDVPHMETFKVEESDGMTLYIVLNEIREHHDNSLKFDFVCRAGICGSCSMLVNGRPKLACRTLTSKLGEHITLAPLPLFELIGDLSIYTGKWMRYLNEHLETWIHDKEKELDVDKLEERMEPELANEIYELDRCVECGCCVAGCGTIQMRPTFTGAVGLNKIARYHLDPRDKRSDEEYYELIGDEDGIFGCMTLLGCEDVCPKDLPLQSKIAYLRRMMIKTSMKN, from the coding sequence ATGAGTAATGAGAAAAAGGCAAGAATGCTTAAGATAAATATATTACGTTTTGATCCACATGATCCAGAAGATGTTCCACATATGGAAACATTTAAAGTAGAAGAATCTGATGGAATGACTCTATATATAGTTTTAAATGAGATAAGAGAGCATCATGATAACTCCTTAAAGTTTGACTTTGTTTGTCGTGCAGGTATCTGTGGAAGCTGTTCAATGCTTGTAAACGGAAGACCAAAGCTTGCATGTAGAACCCTCACTTCTAAACTAGGTGAACATATTACTCTTGCACCTCTTCCTCTTTTTGAACTCATAGGAGATTTATCTATATATACAGGAAAATGGATGCGTTATTTAAATGAGCATCTGGAGACTTGGATACATGATAAAGAAAAAGAGCTAGATGTAGATAAACTAGAAGAACGCATGGAACCAGAACTGGCTAATGAGATATATGAGCTTGATCGCTGTGTAGAATGTGGATGTTGTGTAGCTGGATGTGGTACTATCCAGATGCGACCAACATTTACTGGTGCAGTTGGACTGAATAAGATAGCTAGATATCATTTAGATCCAAGAGATAAACGTAGCGATGAAGAGTATTATGAACTTATCGGAGATGAAGATGGTATCTTTGGATGTATGACGTTGCTTGGATGTGAAGATGTCTGCCCAAAAGACCTTCCATTGCAAAGTAAGATAGCATATCTTAGAAGAATGATGATTAAAACATCTATGAAAAATTAA
- a CDS encoding fumarate reductase flavoprotein subunit, producing the protein MKVIYTDVLIIGGGLAGLRVATGVKERGHNAVVISLVPPKRSHSSAAQGGMQASLANAKMGEGDNEDVHFSDTIKGSDWGADQEVARMFVHCAPKAIRELANWGVPWSRVQKGDRKVIINAETVTITEKDEAHGLITARDFGGTKKWRTCYTSDGTGHSMLYAMDNKAHKEKVEIHERLEAISLIHEDGRCYGAVARNLMSGELVAYVSKATTMATGGYGRIYSVSTNAIICQGMGQAIALETGIATLGNMEAIQFHPTAIVPVGILTTEGCRGDGGLLLDKDGYRFMPDYEPDKKELASRDVVSRRMTEHMRKGKGVKSKYGDHLWLDITNLGREHIEKNLREVKEICENFLGIDPAVDWIPVRPTQHYSMGGIRTKYTGESQTLKGLYSCGEAACWDLHGFNRLGGNSVSETVVAGMMVAEYISDFLDTPESDMVIHSSKVECFMKQEYDKLEKLLTNKNGEDAYVLRRRMETIMMDKVGIFRNGKDLKEAVDELEELLKRSKNIEVFRSKSRAANPALVNAYRTQRMIKVALTCALGAYLRQESRGAHSREDFPERDDERWLKRTITSWPDANQTMPSVSYEDINISKMEMPPGFRGYGKDLTKHHPMTKVRENSVEKATKMLQEAGKDRFEIQEALMPFRDKLPKKYRGNNERLGENV; encoded by the coding sequence GTGAAAGTTATATATACAGATGTTCTTATTATTGGTGGTGGTTTAGCTGGTTTGAGGGTTGCAACTGGTGTTAAAGAGAGAGGTCATAACGCTGTAGTAATATCTCTTGTCCCTCCAAAGCGATCTCATTCATCGGCTGCACAGGGCGGGATGCAAGCTAGTTTGGCAAATGCTAAAATGGGTGAAGGTGATAATGAAGATGTTCACTTCTCAGATACTATCAAAGGTAGCGACTGGGGAGCAGATCAGGAAGTCGCAAGAATGTTCGTTCATTGTGCACCAAAAGCCATAAGAGAGCTGGCTAATTGGGGTGTTCCATGGAGCAGAGTTCAAAAGGGTGACAGAAAGGTAATTATAAATGCTGAGACAGTCACTATTACCGAAAAAGATGAGGCTCATGGTCTTATCACAGCAAGAGATTTTGGTGGTACGAAAAAATGGAGAACTTGTTATACCTCTGATGGAACAGGACATAGCATGCTCTATGCAATGGATAACAAAGCTCATAAAGAAAAAGTTGAGATTCATGAGAGATTAGAAGCAATTTCACTTATTCACGAAGATGGCAGATGCTACGGAGCAGTTGCAAGAAATCTTATGAGTGGAGAGCTGGTAGCGTATGTATCAAAAGCTACAACAATGGCTACAGGCGGATATGGACGAATCTATAGTGTTTCAACAAATGCCATTATCTGTCAGGGCATGGGTCAGGCAATCGCTCTTGAGACAGGTATCGCAACACTTGGAAATATGGAAGCTATTCAATTTCACCCTACTGCAATTGTTCCGGTTGGAATTTTGACAACTGAAGGTTGTCGCGGTGATGGTGGACTTCTGCTTGACAAAGACGGTTATAGATTTATGCCAGACTATGAGCCTGACAAAAAAGAGCTTGCATCTAGAGATGTTGTAAGTCGCAGAATGACTGAACATATGAGAAAAGGAAAGGGAGTTAAATCCAAGTATGGAGATCATCTTTGGCTGGATATAACTAATCTTGGAAGAGAACATATAGAAAAAAACTTAAGAGAAGTAAAAGAGATTTGTGAAAACTTTTTGGGAATAGATCCTGCAGTTGACTGGATACCTGTTCGCCCGACTCAACACTACTCTATGGGTGGAATCCGTACAAAATACACAGGTGAATCACAAACTTTAAAAGGTCTTTATTCTTGTGGAGAAGCAGCTTGTTGGGATTTACACGGTTTTAACAGACTTGGTGGAAACTCTGTAAGTGAAACTGTTGTAGCCGGTATGATGGTTGCAGAGTATATTAGCGATTTCCTTGATACTCCAGAGAGTGATATGGTTATTCACAGCAGTAAAGTTGAGTGTTTTATGAAACAAGAGTATGACAAGTTAGAAAAACTGCTTACAAATAAAAATGGAGAAGATGCGTATGTTCTTCGCCGTCGCATGGAAACTATAATGATGGATAAGGTTGGGATCTTTAGAAATGGCAAAGATTTAAAAGAAGCAGTTGATGAGCTTGAAGAGTTGTTAAAGAGAAGTAAGAACATAGAAGTTTTTCGTTCAAAATCTCGTGCTGCAAATCCGGCGCTGGTTAATGCATATAGAACTCAAAGAATGATAAAAGTAGCACTTACATGTGCTCTAGGCGCATACTTAAGGCAAGAGAGTAGAGGGGCTCACTCAAGAGAGGATTTTCCTGAGAGAGATGATGAAAGATGGCTAAAAAGAACGATTACTTCGTGGCCGGATGCAAATCAGACTATGCCTAGTGTAAGTTATGAAGATATCAATATATCTAAGATGGAGATGCCACCTGGATTCCGTGGTTACGGGAAAGATTTAACTAAGCATCATCCAATGACAAAGGTTAGAGAAAATAGTGTAGAAAAGGCTACGAAGATGCTTCAAGAAGCAGGAAAAGACAGATTTGAGATTCAAGAAGCTTTGATGCCATTTAGAGATAAACTGCCTAAAAAGTATAGAGGAAATAACGAGAGACTTGGAGAGAACGTATGA
- a CDS encoding fumarate reductase cytochrome b subunit — MKNKKIDKTPAILDFIQSSTGLILGVFIMGHILFESSILISNEMMYRVTIMFEGYYFFGETYPGIISFLAGAISIIFILHAGVALKKFPNNYRQHKIMRNHVLQMKHEDTSLWVVQIMTGFIMLFIGSVHLYTMMAEPSNIGPFASSYRVVHEHMAPLYFLLLLSVVSHAFIGLYRLAMKWGFMESRNTKVSRRRFKLLMKSLIVIYIVVGSLSLMKYIYIGYTNDFEPGTRYKSTIINLKAH, encoded by the coding sequence ATGAAGAACAAAAAGATAGATAAAACACCAGCAATATTGGATTTTATCCAAAGTAGTACTGGGCTTATATTGGGAGTGTTCATAATGGGACATATCCTTTTTGAGTCTTCTATTTTAATTAGTAATGAAATGATGTACAGAGTAACTATTATGTTTGAAGGATATTACTTTTTTGGTGAGACATATCCTGGGATCATCTCATTTTTAGCAGGTGCAATTTCTATTATATTTATTCTTCATGCCGGTGTTGCTTTAAAGAAGTTTCCAAATAATTACAGACAACATAAGATTATGAGAAATCATGTTCTTCAAATGAAGCATGAAGATACATCTTTGTGGGTTGTTCAAATTATGACTGGATTTATAATGCTTTTTATCGGCTCTGTGCATCTTTATACTATGATGGCGGAACCTTCAAATATCGGACCATTTGCATCTTCATACAGAGTTGTCCATGAACATATGGCTCCTCTTTACTTCTTACTACTTCTATCTGTTGTCTCACATGCTTTTATTGGGCTTTATCGCCTTGCTATGAAGTGGGGTTTTATGGAGAGTAGAAATACAAAAGTATCGCGAAGAAGATTTAAGCTTTTGATGAAGAGTTTAATCGTTATATATATTGTAGTCGGTTCACTTAGCCTTATGAAATATATCTATATTGGTTACACAAATGATTTTGAACCAGGTACAAGATATAAATCAACTATTATAAATTTAAAGGCTCACTAG
- a CDS encoding dihydrolipoyl dehydrogenase family protein, with translation MNRLKYDVCVIGCGPAGFAAAMRSYDFGNHVCIIEGNRIGGAGVADGALSSKTMWELSKDFSIANKIDRGYRASNISVDYEKVRDNVFAAVREKEYQIRSQIETFSKKEGSDKSVTLIEGWGSFSLNKSVLVTKHDGEVVEIIADNFIIASGSHPRKHPLLEVDGEMIINSNHILKLKKFPREILIVGAGIVGCEFATIFAEFGQTKVHLLDSQERVIPFEDNDVSDYAAKMLENIGVSIYHTASLRSIKKHDTHIDVTLDYKDSHTEVISVDTILVSIGRVPSFKRLGLENVGIELTQNGLICTDEECLVNSNIYAAGDISGHNALVNVAEMEGRFAAKAIESKIKFPLRYRNMSTIMFFNPEISSVGLNEKECQKAKIAYKVVFYKHALVSRAITMRETEGFFKMIVTDEENPKVLGMRAAGPQSAASIMYIVTLMDHNIRLGDIMKTVHPHPSMTEGIQECIRTLLGKSIFKPEAFPQYISFKSWKPEEQ, from the coding sequence ATGAATAGATTAAAATATGATGTTTGTGTTATCGGATGTGGTCCTGCAGGTTTTGCAGCAGCAATGAGGTCGTATGATTTTGGCAATCATGTTTGCATAATTGAAGGAAATCGTATTGGTGGTGCAGGTGTTGCTGATGGTGCACTTAGCTCGAAAACTATGTGGGAGCTTTCAAAAGATTTTTCGATTGCAAATAAAATAGATCGTGGTTACAGGGCTTCAAATATTAGTGTTGATTATGAAAAAGTTCGTGATAATGTTTTTGCAGCAGTTAGAGAAAAAGAGTACCAGATTCGCTCACAAATCGAGACATTTTCCAAAAAAGAGGGCAGTGACAAAAGTGTAACGCTTATTGAGGGATGGGGAAGCTTTTCTTTAAATAAGAGTGTTCTAGTTACCAAGCATGACGGTGAAGTTGTTGAAATCATTGCAGATAATTTTATCATAGCAAGTGGCTCTCATCCAAGAAAGCATCCACTTCTTGAAGTAGATGGAGAAATGATTATTAACTCCAATCATATATTAAAACTTAAAAAGTTTCCAAGAGAAATCTTAATAGTAGGAGCGGGAATAGTTGGATGCGAGTTTGCAACAATATTTGCAGAGTTTGGTCAAACAAAGGTGCACCTGTTGGATTCGCAAGAGAGAGTCATTCCTTTTGAAGATAACGATGTAAGTGACTATGCAGCAAAGATGCTTGAAAATATTGGTGTCTCAATCTATCATACAGCATCTCTAAGATCTATTAAAAAACATGACACTCATATAGATGTTACACTTGATTATAAAGATTCTCACACTGAGGTAATCAGTGTCGATACAATCTTAGTCTCAATAGGACGTGTGCCGAGTTTTAAAAGACTTGGATTGGAGAATGTAGGTATAGAACTAACACAGAACGGTCTTATCTGCACAGATGAAGAGTGTTTAGTCAATAGTAATATATATGCAGCCGGTGATATTTCCGGACATAATGCGCTTGTAAATGTAGCTGAGATGGAAGGGCGATTTGCGGCAAAGGCGATAGAATCAAAAATAAAATTCCCGCTTAGATACAGAAATATGTCTACAATTATGTTCTTTAATCCTGAAATTTCATCGGTAGGATTAAATGAAAAAGAGTGTCAAAAAGCTAAGATAGCTTATAAAGTCGTTTTTTATAAACATGCTTTAGTTTCTCGCGCCATAACGATGCGAGAAACAGAAGGATTTTTTAAGATGATAGTGACTGATGAAGAAAATCCAAAAGTTCTTGGTATGAGGGCAGCTGGACCGCAATCTGCAGCATCTATTATGTATATAGTAACTCTTATGGATCATAATATTCGTCTTGGAGATATTATGAAAACAGTACACCCGCATCCAAGTATGACTGAAGGCATACAAGAGTGTATTAGAACACTATTAGGTAAGTCAATCTTTAAGCCAGAAGCTTTTCCTCAATATATAAGCTTTAAAAGTTGGAAGCCAGAAGAACAATAA